The genomic stretch CTTCTCTTCTCTCATTCCCAACGCCTTTGGAGCTACTTTCAATATTGCCTCAATTATTTCAGAGGGTCTTGGAGGGCATCCCGGAATTTTAGCATCTACTGGAATAACTTTATGAACTCCTCCAACTACATGCCCCTCTTTAAAGATTCCTCCACTCAATGCACATGCTCCAACTGCGACAACAATCTTAGGTTCAGGAGTTTTTTCATAAATTTCTTTCAATCTTTCAGCCCATTGTAATGTTACAGGGCCAGTAACTAACAAAACATCTGCCTCTTTTGGATTGTTATGAACATAAATTCCATACTGCTCTATGTCATATCTCGCAGATAGACAGGAAACTATTTCTATGTCGCATCCATTACATCCCCCAGTATTGACAATACAGACATTGATTGACCTCTTTCTAAACAACTTTTTTACCATATTTATTCCTCCCTTAGCAACTTAATAATTAATTTTCTACCCTCTTCTAACGCTTCTTCGTAAGGTTTTTTATGCAATACATGAAGTTCTACAACTTTTTTTCTAATTAAATCTGCCTCTTCTTTTTTAATTAACCCAAAGAAATCACATAGCCAACATAAACCTAAGTCAATATCAACCTTTCTACCTAAACAACCCATTCTTGCCTGTTCTGCATAGGCGTGTAGTTCATAACATGAAGTAAAGTCCAATTTTTTTAGAAATATTTCAATTACCTCATCAACATCAATTTTTAACGCCTTAGATATTGGAATAAAAACTTCATCCATTAAAAATCTATTATCTTTAAGAACATTTATCTTCTGCTTTAACGAATTTTCAACATACTTTTTGTCAATATTCAATGTTTCTTCCATAATTACCACCAAATAAATTAAACTAATGAAATTATGCCTCTCACTACTAAGGCAGTAATTATTCCAACAACTAATTCAACTCTTCCATATCCTGGTCTCATTCCTAATGGAAAGCCAATTAATAAAGTTCCAATTATATATAAAGGGGTGTTTATCAAAATTCCTCCAATTATAGCCAAAGATAACGCTAATTTATCAATACTTTTTTCTACATAGGGATTAGGGTATTTTCTATAACTGTATTCTAACCCAATAATATTGCCAATTATAAAGGAAATTATCGCTAAATTTAAATAGAATAAATCCATAATTTCACCACTTTATGCGGGAATGTAAAGTTTATACAACGCATAGGCAAAGAATATTAAAATTATAAGCATAAATAATACTTCTAAATTTTCCATTTTGCGGGCTATTTTTCTATTTGTGATTGATATAGTTAATATTAAGAGTAATAAGAATACGAATAGATCTAAACTAACATTTAACTGGAATATAGTTATTAGAATGCAATAAATAATGGTTATAATGCATGCAATTGTAAAGAAGTAAATATATCCTCTCATTTTATCCCCCTATGAATAATCTATAAAGGACATCGCACAAAACCAAACCTGCAATAGTCATTTGAAGCATAACTGAGTGATGAGGGGCTAATAAAGGAGTTAAACCATTTATAAATGCCAATATTACTGTTAGTAAAATCATAACAGCCAAAGTTAATAATGGATTACTTATAACTACTGGCCCAATGAATATTGCTATAAACAGCCATAATAATACGAAATATGCAATAGACTCAGCAATGTATATCAATGATGCTAACAAACCATAATGCTCTGTCATGTATCCACTAACTATATCTTTACCTTTAACTATTCCAAATGGACTATATGGAGATTTTGATACAAGTAATATAAAGAAGGCAAATGCACAAATTGGCATTTGGAAGATTAAACTGCCGTGTAATTCTTGATATCTTAAAATATCTGAAATTAATACTGAGTGAGTTGTTAAATATATAGCCGCAACTACTGCAAATAAGGGAACCTCTGCCGCGGCTGAGAATACACTTCTTACCCCTCCTAATTTTCCATAAGGAGATCCAGAGGACAAACCACATCCATGCTCAACTATTTTTTGTAAAACATAAATTCCTATTATAATCAATAATGAAGATTTGAGGTCAATTCCTATAATTAATGCTGATAACCATACAGCGACATCTAACAAAACTACAAATATGTATAGAGGATTTCCAGCAGTGACTGGGAAAGTTATCTCCTTTACATAGAATTTTAAGGTATGTAGGAGATATTGAATAATTGGTGGTCCTGGTCTTCCTTGAATTCTCGCCATTATTTTTCTATGTAATCCTAACAACAATGAACCAACTAAGTATGCAAATAATGTTAAGTTTAATGTTCCCAATAGTGAGGAACTCATTTTACACCACCATTTTTATTTTTAATTTATTTTTAATAACCTCTAAATGGTAATTTTCCTGCTCCTTTTCTACGAGTTTTTGGAATTAGGAATGAGCCAATTCCATAAAGTAGTGAAGGAATAGCAATAACATACAAAATATATACTATCAATCCATTGTAAATTATCATACCTATAACGCATAAGATTCCTATTATCAATAAATAAAGCCCCAATTTTCTCTCCTCATCCATATTCTCACCTTAAATTGTTAATAAAATTTCGACAGTCCTTACAATTAACAGTAGTGAAGATAAGTGTATCATTAAAATGTATGGAGAGCCAGGGGCTCTAAACATCTCTGCCTTAGCGGCATAGAATGGAGCAACTCCTGTCTCACCAGCCATTCCAGAGGCAAATATAATTTTTTCAAACAATAAAGATATTGAAGTCTTTGATAACTCAAATATAGATAAAGTTCCAGTTTTTGCCAGTATTAACCCTGCTGAGCCAAACAATGGAAGTGTAGAAATCATCGCTATTAAACCATACTGATAACCTGCATTCAAAACATGCTCTTTTTTTACAGCAGAAATAATTCCAATGTTTGCAATTCCTACCAATGTTAAGAATAATGCATAATCAAATAGATCATAGGTTACCATAGCCCCAGCAGTAGCCAATCCACAAAATATAGCCATCATCCTCCTAATCTTTAACTCTTTAAGAGTAACAATTTCCAATTTATCCTCAACTCTAAATTTTTGTGCTTCTAACTGCTTTTCTGGTTTTGTTAGATAAGCAATAACTGTAAATATTATGGCAATTATAAATCCAATAAATGAAAATTCTGTGAAGTTAAAGACAATATCACCAAATGGAACAATTCCTAACAAAATGCCATTAATATTTTCAATCATTTTGCCTCACCTATGAATCCAATAAGTCCAAGTTTTGAGCCAACCTTTAAAACTAAACCTAAACCAGCCATTAATAAGAATAAAAGCCATTTTTTTGGAAATAGAAAGAATCCTAAAAATCCTATAATCCATAAGCTCCACGCAATTCCTGAAAGTCCAGCCATTCCCTCCCAGAGAGTTTTTAACTCTTCAGATAATTCCAATCCTCTGACTCTTAAAGATAAAGCATAAAATAACAGTCCAGTAGCTATAACCGCCCCTCCAGTAAATCCACTTAGTATTGCTCCATAAATTATAAGAACTAATGCAAAAAACTTAGGAGATGTTTTTAAAACTTCCATATGAATATTATATTTCAAATCTCCTGTATGTATTGGAAGTTTGAACTCTTCAAACAATTTATAAACCTTTGGCTTAGGTTTTTTTGATTTTATAAATTTTCTATTTATTAAAACTTCTGAAACTGCTAAAAGTTCAGCCAAACTAACAACTAACCCTGGCAGAATTAATGCCTCACATAAATCAGACCCAACTCCTGCTATAACTACTAACATAGCACACTCAACTATATCTGTCAATATTAAAGCATGTAAGTCATCTTTTTGTGAACCAATTGCAAATAATGATAAAATACCAATGGTAAATCCAACTAATATCGTTGGATTATAAAAATAAATAACTGGATTCTCCATAAATATCACCTAATCCTTATGGAATAAGAGCCAACTGAATATAATAAATGATACTAACAGTATAGTACTCTCAAGAACTGTATCCATTCCTCTCGTATAGTAAAGAATCTCATCCAATATTCCTCCAGGCGTTGAAACTATTGTTGTTCCAAAGTAGTAAGTTTTACTTTTTATCCACTCCGCTATTGGCGTTAAGTAGGCAGTTATCTTTCCAATGTTTGGAGCATATTCAGGATACTGTGCCTTTATCAATGCTGGTTTTTTCAAAGGAATACCTCCTCTGTCGTAAGGAGCTAAAGGAGTTTTTAATGTTTGGGAGTGTGGAATTGGTTTAGGATAGAGTTGGTTATTATTTAGGTAGTGAGGAGTTAATAATCCAAATATAAATATTAATGCCAAAAATATAGAGAAAATCCTTGGAACTACTTCTGGCTTTGAGAGATAATTCCAAATTTTACCAAGTTTTTTCATTATTCCACCTAAAAATTAATTATTCAATATCAGATTCTTTTTCATATTCCTCATTTTGAATTATTGCCCTAACTAAGATTAAACTTAAAATTGCATTAACTGCTATGAATGTCATTAATGCCAATGCCTCATCATAAGCCAAAAATATAAAACAAACTCCAAAAGTGGCTACTTCTGTATTTAGTAATCTGATTAATCTATCGTTAGATTTAGGTCCAACAATTGCTCCAATGGTTCCAATAATCAACAATACATAACCAAGATACAGTAAATATTCAATATATTCCATAACTATCCCCTTTTATTTAGACAATATTGGCAACTCTCTTCCATATTTTTTCTTTTTCTTTAATGTTGTTAAGTATTTCATATAACCAAGGAGTAGTATTATGGTTGATATTGGTTCACAGATTGAGGATATTATCGCTATATCCAAATAGTAAGATGAGACAATCATTCCAATTAAGCCAACATTTAACAGGCCTAACATTATTATCTTGTTTATTGGGTTTGTGTGCAATATAACTCCTAAACCTCCAAGAATACAACAAACTCCTGAAACAATTAATAAAATTTCCAAATTTTCACCTTTATTTTTATTCTATATCTTTTACTTGCTCTATTGTGTATGCTATGGCATTAGATGTCAATGTTGAACATATAAAGTATATTATTGCCACTATTCCCCCCATGGGAGATTTTACATAAAGAGCAATTAATGCAGAGATGCAGAAACTCAAACAGCATAAATATAACAATTTTCTGGCTCTACTTCTTGTTAAAAATATTCTGAAAACCATTAACAATGCTATAAATCCAATAACTCCTTCTATTATGTCCATTATTCCCCTCTATTCATCTTTTTAGCAATTTTTCCAAGTAATATAGAGGCATATTTATGCTCAAATCCTTGAATTGAAAATATTGCCAAAATCATTCCCCCAACAAAATATTTTGCCTCAATTATAGGATTTAGAAGATAGATAATTAAAGTTATAGTTAAAGCACCAGTAGTTCCAGCGTATCCTGGGTCAGCACATAGTCTATTTCCTATCCAAACTAATAAGGCAGCTATTAACCCACCTTCAACTCCCATTAGATAGTTCATAATTGAAGCCAACAAAGTTCCTGCCGAAGCATCTGGAGAACATACAATATTACCCATAAAGTATCCTCCATTCAGATTTCCACCAATATCTTTAATTTTTTCTCCAATTGTTTTAGCCCCTAAAACTCCAGGCTTTTCTGGTAGTCCAAAGTAAGTATCAATGAGAACGAAGTTAATCCAGCAGATAATTCCAGCAATTATAAGTTTTATAATATCTAAAATTTCCATTATACCTCACCAAATAACTTATGAGCATACTTTGACAACAAAGCCCCAAATAAGCCAGCAATAAAAGCTAAATATATATAATTTCCAAACAAATTCCTAAGAATTGCCTCAATTCCTAATGCCAATATAGGCGTTGGGAATATTATAGATGTCTCAAA from Methanocaldococcus lauensis encodes the following:
- a CDS encoding NADH-quinone oxidoreductase subunit B family protein, with amino-acid sequence MVKKLFRKRSINVCIVNTGGCNGCDIEIVSCLSARYDIEQYGIYVHNNPKEADVLLVTGPVTLQWAERLKEIYEKTPEPKIVVAVGACALSGGIFKEGHVVGGVHKVIPVDAKIPGCPPRPSEIIEAILKVAPKALGMREEKLKEKNK
- a CDS encoding DUF1959 domain-containing protein, encoding MEETLNIDKKYVENSLKQKINVLKDNRFLMDEVFIPISKALKIDVDEVIEIFLKKLDFTSCYELHAYAEQARMGCLGRKVDIDLGLCWLCDFFGLIKKEEADLIRKKVVELHVLHKKPYEEALEEGRKLIIKLLREE
- a CDS encoding energy-converting hydrogenase subunit EhaL family protein, translated to MDLFYLNLAIISFIIGNIIGLEYSYRKYPNPYVEKSIDKLALSLAIIGGILINTPLYIIGTLLIGFPLGMRPGYGRVELVVGIITALVVRGIISLV
- a CDS encoding respiratory chain complex I subunit 1 family protein — encoded protein: MSSSLLGTLNLTLFAYLVGSLLLGLHRKIMARIQGRPGPPIIQYLLHTLKFYVKEITFPVTAGNPLYIFVVLLDVAVWLSALIIGIDLKSSLLIIIGIYVLQKIVEHGCGLSSGSPYGKLGGVRSVFSAAAEVPLFAVVAAIYLTTHSVLISDILRYQELHGSLIFQMPICAFAFFILLVSKSPYSPFGIVKGKDIVSGYMTEHYGLLASLIYIAESIAYFVLLWLFIAIFIGPVVISNPLLTLAVMILLTVILAFINGLTPLLAPHHSVMLQMTIAGLVLCDVLYRLFIGG
- a CDS encoding proton-conducting transporter transmembrane domain-containing protein, coding for MIENINGILLGIVPFGDIVFNFTEFSFIGFIIAIIFTVIAYLTKPEKQLEAQKFRVEDKLEIVTLKELKIRRMMAIFCGLATAGAMVTYDLFDYALFLTLVGIANIGIISAVKKEHVLNAGYQYGLIAMISTLPLFGSAGLILAKTGTLSIFELSKTSISLLFEKIIFASGMAGETGVAPFYAAKAEMFRAPGSPYILMIHLSSLLLIVRTVEILLTI
- a CDS encoding EhaG family protein, producing MENPVIYFYNPTILVGFTIGILSLFAIGSQKDDLHALILTDIVECAMLVVIAGVGSDLCEALILPGLVVSLAELLAVSEVLINRKFIKSKKPKPKVYKLFEEFKLPIHTGDLKYNIHMEVLKTSPKFFALVLIIYGAILSGFTGGAVIATGLLFYALSLRVRGLELSEELKTLWEGMAGLSGIAWSLWIIGFLGFFLFPKKWLLFLLMAGLGLVLKVGSKLGLIGFIGEAK
- a CDS encoding EhaF family protein: MKKLGKIWNYLSKPEVVPRIFSIFLALIFIFGLLTPHYLNNNQLYPKPIPHSQTLKTPLAPYDRGGIPLKKPALIKAQYPEYAPNIGKITAYLTPIAEWIKSKTYYFGTTIVSTPGGILDEILYYTRGMDTVLESTILLVSFIIFSWLLFHKD
- a CDS encoding EhaE family protein; the protein is MEYIEYLLYLGYVLLIIGTIGAIVGPKSNDRLIRLLNTEVATFGVCFIFLAYDEALALMTFIAVNAILSLILVRAIIQNEEYEKESDIE
- a CDS encoding DUF2108 domain-containing protein translates to MEILLIVSGVCCILGGLGVILHTNPINKIIMLGLLNVGLIGMIVSSYYLDIAIISSICEPISTIILLLGYMKYLTTLKKKKKYGRELPILSK
- a CDS encoding DUF2109 domain-containing protein; translation: MDIIEGVIGFIALLMVFRIFLTRSRARKLLYLCCLSFCISALIALYVKSPMGGIVAIIYFICSTLTSNAIAYTIEQVKDIE
- the ehaA gene encoding energy-converting NiFe hydrogenase A subunit EhaA: MINIVFLYLISLITSIVVALFLKVPILPKKKPIRFSFETSIIFPTPILALGIEAILRNLFGNYIYLAFIAGLFGALLSKYAHKLFGEV